The Triplophysa rosa linkage group LG3, Trosa_1v2, whole genome shotgun sequence genome has a segment encoding these proteins:
- the LOC130552017 gene encoding histone H2B, translating into MPEPAKSAPKKGSKKAVAKTAGKGGKKRRKSRKESYAIYVYKVLKQVHPDTGISSKAMGIMNSFVNDIFERIAGESSRLAHYNKRSTITSREIQTAVRLLLPGELAKHAVSEGTKAVTKYTSSK; encoded by the coding sequence ATGCCTGAACCAGCGAAGTCCGCGCCCAAGAAGGGCTCCAAGAAAGCCGTCGCTAAGACTGCTGGAAAGGGAGGAAAGAAGCGCAGAAAGTCCAGGAAGGAGAGTTATGCTATCTACGTGTACAAAGTCCTGAAGCAGGTTCATCCCGACACCGGTATTTCTTCTAAGGCCATGGGCATCATGAACTCCTTCGTCAACGACATATTTGAGCGCATCGCCGGTGAGTCTTCTCGTCTCGCTCATTACAACAAGCGCTCCACCATCACATCTAGAGAGATCCAGACCGCCGTTCGTCTTTTGCTGCCCGGTGAGCTGGCCAAACACGCCGTGTCGGAGGGAACCAAGGCAGTCACAAAGTACACCAGCTCCAAATAA